One genomic region from Uloborus diversus isolate 005 chromosome 2, Udiv.v.3.1, whole genome shotgun sequence encodes:
- the LOC129216448 gene encoding uncharacterized protein LOC129216448, whose amino-acid sequence MPSIQKLLQILRSLMEDEPPQRSTRRNRRSDSSRNSFRNRQAVALVITFRDLFANGGLNLILDDIDASRRPPKKNRANSRSTSVVLPNTSNEVSIVPAVSSTRILNLTSDDQTRLPSLRCTMDDEITPLLMEESQPPVNWCSNPKPTIPLPLVPMNQLQRFSFSERWNREQTDFTVSLFPNDEKKTVNTLRKVLKWSPRKQNSASFAVTVPKEEEYKAVAVVQNAVNRVKEEQERKKKRKFFRFTFC is encoded by the coding sequence ATGCCTTCCATACAGAAACTGCTGCAAATACTTCGAAGTTTGATGGAAGATGAACCACCACAGCGCAGTACAAGACGGAACAGGAGGTCTGATTCCAGTAGGAACAGTTTCCGGAATCGGCAAGCTGTTGCTTTAGTCATCACCTTCAGAGATCTGTTTGCTAATGGAGGCTTGAATTTGATTCTGGACGATATCGATGCCAGCCGACGTCCTCCAAAAAAGAACAGAGCCAATTCTCGCTCTACGAGCGTAGTTTTACCGAATACCTCTAATGAAGTGTCTATTGTCCCAGCAGTTTCAAGTACAAGGATTTTGAATCTTACCTCTGATGACCAAACAAGACTGCCATCTTTGAGGTGCACCATGGATGATGAAATTACACCTCTTCTGATGGAGGAGTCACAGCCTCCAGTTAACTGGTGCTCCAACCCAAAGCCAACGATTCCATTGCCATTAGTTCCTATGAATCAGCTACAAAGGTTTTCTTTCAGTGAGAGATGGAATAGGGAACAAACTGATTTCACCGTTTCCTTGTTTCCCAATGACGAAAAGAAAACTGTAAACACTCTCAGGAAAGTGCTGAAATGGTCTCCGAGGAAACAGAATTCTGCGTCCTTTGCTGTTACTGTGCCAAAAGAGGAAGAATACAAAGCTGTAGCTGTGGTTCAGAATGCTGTAAATCGCGTAAAAGAAGAGCAGGAACgtaaaaagaaacgaaaattttTTCGCTTTACTTTCTGCTAG